Genomic segment of Streptomyces alboniger:
CGCTGGACAGCGGCTTCGGCTCGCCGCGCACGGCGCGGGAGGGGTGGTGGTCGGAGACCTCGATGACGAGGGCGTCCGTGTCCTCACCCGGCCCGGCCTCGTCGAGCCGGCACAGCAGTTCGACGTCCGTACCCGCGTGCACGACGGCGTTGGTGACCAGCTCGCTGACCAGCAGCACGGCGTCGTCGGTGACACGGGCGGTGAGACCGGCCGCCGCGGGGACGCCCAGCTCGGACCAGTCGGCGAGGGCCGTGCGTACGAACTGGCGTGCGTCGGCCGGTGTCTCCGGGTTTCCGGGCAACGACGTACCCACCACCGCCGGCGGCCCGGAGCCTTCCGGGTCCTTGGCGGAGGCACGGAATTCGGCCTCCCCTTGCATGGGAAAGAACCCCACGGTACGGCTCCTGAGCAGTTCGGGCGAATACGCCTCAGGCGACACCGACAGGGTGACAGACTGGCCGCGCCCATAAGCACCGAGTCACCGAAGTGGGCCGCTATGAGTGAGAACAGTGCTACGCCCGCGCTCGGACCCGGCCGGATTCCGGCCCCGGCGCCTCCCCCGCCCTCCGCCGGGGCGGCAGAGCCCGCCCCGGCCACCGACCACGATCTGCGCACCTTGCTGGCCGCCATGCGCGCCGCGCGGGACGGGGACTTCACGAAGGTGGCGCCGGCCGGCGAGGGCGTCACCGCCGAGCTGTACGCGGTCTTCAACGAAATGCTCGACCGCTCACTCCACTTCGACGGTGAACTGGTCCGCGTACGCCGGGAGATCATCCGGCACGGCCGCCTGGACGAACGGTTCACCGCGAGTCCGGGGCAGGGCAGGTGGGCCGCCCGCATCCAGGAGGCCAACTCCCTGCTCGACTCCCTGGTGGCCCCGGCCGCCAACGCCACACGGGTGCTCAACGCGGTGGCGGGCGGCGACCTCACCCAGCGCGTCGACCTGCACGACGGCAGCCGTGAGCTGCGGGGTGATCTGCGCCGCCTGGGCCGTGCCGTCAATACGATGGTCGACCAGCTCTCCCTCTTCACCGGCGAGGTCACGCGCGTCGCCCGCGAGGTCGGCACCGAGGGGCGGCTCGGCGGGCGCGCCAAGGTGCGGGGGCTTTCGGGCAGTTGGCGCGACGTGACGGAGGCCGTCAACACGATGGCGTCCCGGCTGACCGCCCAGGTCCGGGACATCGCCCTGGTGACCACGGCGGTGGCGCAGGGCGACCTGACGCGCACGGTGACGGTGGAGGCGACCGGCGAGCTGCTGGAGCTGAAACTGACCGTGAACACCATGGTCGAGCAGTTGTCCGCCTTCGCCGCCGAGGTGACCCGGGTGGCGCGCGAGGTCGGCACGGAGGGGCAGCTGGGCGGCCGGGCGCAGGCGCGGGGCGTGTCCGGCGTGTGGAAGGACCTCACCGACAACGTCAACTTCATGGCGTCGAACCTCACCTCGCAGGTCCGCAACATCGCCCAGGTGACCACCGCCGTCGCCAACGGCGACCTGAGCCAGAAGATCACCGTCGACGCCCGGGGCGAGATCCTGGAGCTGAAGTCGACGGTGAACACGATGGTCGACCAGCTCTCCGCCTTCGCCGACGAGGTCACCCGCGTCGCCCGCGAGGTCGGCACCGAGGGCAATCTCGGCGGGCGGGCCCAGGTGCGGGGCGTGTCCGGCGTATGGAAGGACCTCACCGACAACGTCAACTTCATGGCCGACAACCTCACCTCCCAGGTGCGGAACATCGCGCTCGTGTCGACGGCCGTCGCCCAGGGTGACCTCGGCAAGAAGATCACGGTGGAGGCGAAGGGCGAGATCCTGGAGCTGAAGTCGACGATCAACACCATGGTCGACCAGCTCTCCGCCTTCGCCGACGAGGTCACGCGCGTCGCCCGCGAGGTCGGCACGGAAGGCAATCTCGGCGGGCAGGCCCAGGTGCGGGGCGTGTCCGGCGTATGGAAGGACCTCACCGACAACGTCAACTTCATGGCGTCGAACCTCACCTCGCAGGTCCGCAACATCGCCCAGGTGACCACCGCCGTCGCCAACGGCGACCTCTCCAAGATGATCACGGTCACCGCGCGCGGCGAGATCCTGGAGCTGAAGGACACCGTCAACACGATGGTGGAGCAGCTGCGCGCCTTCGCCGACGAGGTGACGCGCGTGGCCCGCGAGGTCGGCACGGACGGGCGGCTCGGCGGCCGAGCGCAGGTCCTCGGCGTCTCGGGCGTGTGGAAGGACCTCACGGACAACGTCAACTACATGGCGGACAACCTCACGGGCCAGGTCCGCAACATCGCGCAGGTCGCCACGGCCGTCGCCCAGGGCGACCTCTCCAAGAAGATCGACGTGGACGCGCGCGGCGAGATCCTGGAGCTGAAGACCACCATCAACACCATGGTGGACACGCTCTCCTCGTTCTCCTCCGAGGTCACGCGCGTGGCCCGGGAGGTCGGCTCCGAGGGCCAGCTGGGCGGGCAGGCCCGGGTCGAGGGGGTCTACGGCACGTGGAAGCGCCTGACGACGAACGTGAACGAGCTGGCGCTGAACCTCACCACCCAGGTCCGCGCGATCGCCGAGGTGGCCTCCGCCGTGGCCCAGGGCGACATGACCCGTGCCATCACCGTCGAGACGCGCGGCGAGGTCACGGACCTCAAGGACAACATCAACCTCATGGTCTCCAACCTCCGCGAGACCACCCGCGCCAAGGACTGGCTGGAGTCCAACCTCGCCCGCCTCGCGGGCCTGATGCAGGGCCACCGCGATCTGATGGAGGTCGCCGATCTGATCCTGCGGGAGCTGACCCCGCTGGTGAACGCCCAGTACGGCGCCTTCTTCCTGGCCGACCCCGACACCGCGGAGAGTCCGGCGCCCACCCAGGTGACGGCGAAGGGCCTCGCCTTCATCGCGGGGTACGGCGCGGCGCAGGACTCGGTGATCGACACCGGGGGGATGCCCGCGCAGGGTCTGGTGCGCCAGGCGGCGCTGGAGAAGAAGCGCATCCTCGTGGAGAACGTCCCGCCGGACTACATCAAGATCCACTCGGGGCTCGGCGACGCGGCCCCCGCCACCGTCGTGATCATCCCGATCCTCTTCGAGGACAAGCTGCTCGGCGTGATCGAGCTGGCCACGTTCTCCCGCTTCTCCGACGTCCACCTGGCCTTCTTCGACCAGTTCGTGAACACCATCGGCGTCGCGATCAACACCATCATCGCCAACTCCCGTACGGAGTCCCTCCTCGGCGAGTCCCAGCGCCTGGCCACCCAGCTCCAGGAGCGCTCGGACGAACTCCAGCGCCAGCAGGCCGAGCTGCGCCGCTCCAACGCCGAACTGGAGGAGAAGGCGGCGCTGCTCGCCACCAGCTCCCAGTACAAGTCGGAGTTCCTGGCGAACATGTCGCACGAGCTGCGTACGCCGCTCAACTCCCTGCTGATCCTGGCCCGGCTGCTCTCCGACAACCCGGACGGACACCTGTCCGACCAGGAGGTGCAGTTCGCGACGACGATCCACCGCTCGGGCTCCGACCTCCTCCAGCTGATCAACGACATCCTGGACCTGTCGAAGATCGAGGCCGGCCGGATGGACGTACGCCCCAAGAAGCTCCCGCTGATCAAGGTTCTCGACTACGTCCACGCGACGTTCCGCCCGCTCACCCTGGACCGGGGCCTGGCCTTCGACGTGTCGGTCGGCGAGGACGTCCCGCGCGAGATGTTCTCGGACGAGCAGCGTCTCCAGCAGATCCTGCGCAACCTCCTGTCGAACGCGGTCAAGTTCACCTCGGCGGGCAGGGTCGAACTGCGGGTCAGCCGTGTCACCAACACCGCGGGCGACCGGCTGCTCCACGACAACGACGACCTGCTCTGCTTCGCCGTCAGCGACACCGGCATCGGCATCCCGGCCGAGCAACTGCCGGTGATCTTCGAGGCGTTCCAGCAGGCCGACGGCACCACCAACCGCAAGTACGGCGGCACCGGCCTCGGCCTCTCCATCAGCCGTGAGATCGCCGGCCTGCTCGGCGGCCGCATCACCGCCGAGAGCAACCCCGGCCAGGGCTCCACCTTCTCGCTGTACGTGCCCGTGGTGCACCCGGGCCACGGCGCGGCCGCCATCGCGTACGCCGCGTCCCACATCCAGCACCTGCCGAAGCCGCAGGAGCACGCCGTGCAGCGGCCGCACACCAGCCTCGAACCCGACGACAGCTGGCCCACCCCCACCAAGCTGGAGGAGTGGAAGGAAGGCCGCGCGGGCCGCTTACTGCCGGGCCGCCGGGTGCTGATCGTCGACGACGACATCCGCAACGTCTTCGCGCTCACCCACGTACTGAGCCGCGTCGGCATGCCCGTCCTGTACGCGGAGAACGGCCGCGAGGGCATCGAGACCCTGGAGCGCAACCCTGACGTCGACATCGTCCTGATGGACATCATGATGCCGGAGATGGACGGCTACGAGACCATGGCCGCCATCCGCCGCAGTCCCCGCTGGCGGGGCCTGCCCATCGTGGCCCTCACCGCGAAGGCCATGCCGGGAGACCGCGAGAAGGCCATCTCCCAGGGCGCCACCGACTACGTCCCCAAGCCCGTGGACGTGGATCAGCTCCTCGGTGTCGTCTGCACCCTGCTGGATCCGGAGAGCGCGACCACCGGTGAACGGTCCGTGCCCCCCGATCCGGCCTCCCCCGCCCCGGAGCAGGCCGGCTCTCCAGGAGAGAGCGCCGCTTCGCCGGCAACCGATTGAGACACCCTTGATATGAGTGCAGAGCCCCTGACCGACCACCGAGCGAGCATCCTCCTTGTCGACGACATGGAGGACAATCTGATGGCCCTCGAAGCAGTCCTCGGGTCCCTGAACGAGCCGCTGGTGCGGGCCCGTTCGGGAGAGGAGGCGATGAAGGCGATCCTGCGGCAGCGGTTCGCCGTGATCCTCCTGGACGTACGGATGCCGGGCATGGACGGCTTCGAGACCGCGGCGAACATCAAACGCCTCGACCAGACCAAGGACGTGCCCATCATCTTCCTGACGGGCACCGACCACGACGCCGGGTACGCCTTCCGGGGCTACGCGACGGGCGCCGCGGACTTCCTCACCAAGCCGTTCGACCCCTGGGTGCTGCGCGCCAAGGTCACGGTCTTCCTGGAACTGCACCGCAAGAACCGCCAGCTGGAGCGGATACTGGCCCGCGAGCAGCTCCAGTTCGACGAGCTGGCCGCGCGCCTGTCCGCGATCGAGGCGCACATGGCGGCGAGCAGCCTCAAGGACGTCCTGGAGCTGCGCCACCATGTGACGCACATGGAGAAGCTGGTACAGGAGATGCGCCACGGACGCGGCCACTAGGGCGTGTCCGGCGGGACGGGCGGGCTTCAGGCCTCGCGTGAACCCGCGTACATCTCGTCGATCAGGTGCTTGTACTGCCGTTCGACGACCGGGCGCTTCAGCTTCAGGCTGGGCGTCAGCTCGCCGTGCTCGACGTCCAGGTCGCGCGGCAGGAGGCGGAACTTCTTGATGGTCTGCCAGCGCTGGAGGCCTTCGTTGAGCTGCTTCACATAGCCCTCGACCAGCTCGACCGCGGCGGGGGCGGCGACGACCTCGGCGTAGGACTTGCCGCCCAGGCCGTTCTCCTCGGCCCAGGCCAGGATCGCGGGCTCGTCGAGGGAGATCAGCGCGGTGCAGAAGTTCTTGTCGGCGCCGTGCACCAGGATGTTGGAGACGTACGGACACACGGCCTTGAACTGGCCCTCGACCTCGGCGGGCGCGATGTACTTGCCGCCGGAGGTCTTGATGAGGTCCTTCTTGCGGTCGGTGATCCGCAGATAGCCGTCGACGGACAGCTCGCCGATGTCGCCGGTGTGGAACCACCCGTCGGACTCCAGGACCTCGGCCGTCTTCTCCGGCAGGCCGTGGTAGCCCTCCATGATGCCGGGGCCGCGCAGCAGGATCTCGCCGTCGTCGGCGATGCGCACCTCGGTGCCGGGCAGCGGCTTGCCGACGGTGCCGGTGCGGTAGGCCTCGCCGGGGTTCACGAAGGAGGCCGCGGAGGTCTCGGTGAGGCCGTAGCCCTCCAGGACGTGGATGCCGGCGCCCGCGAAGAAGTATCCGATGTCGGGCGCGAGCGCGGCCGATCCGGAGACGGCGGCGCGCAGCCGCCCGCCGAAGGCCTCGCGCAGCTTGGAGTAGACGAGCGAGTCGGCGACCTTGTGCTTGGCCCGCAGCCCGAAGGGCACCGAGGCGTTGCCGGTCCTGCGGAAGTTGTCCTGGCTGACCTTCGCGTACTCGCGAGCGACGTCGGCGGCCCACAGGAAGATCTTGTACTTGGCTCCACCGGCGGCCCTGGCCTTGGCCGCGACGCCGTTGTAGACCTTCTCGAAGATGCGGGGCACGGACGCCATGTACGTCGGCTGCACCACCGGCAGATTCTCGATGATCTTGTCCACGCGGCCGTCGACGGCGGTGACGTGCCCCAGCTCGATCTGCCCGGAGGTCAGCACCTTGCCGAAGACGTGCGCGAGCGGCAGCCACAGGTACTGCACGTCGTCGGGGCCGAGGAGGCCGGTCGCGGCGATGGCCTTCGCCATGTACGACCAGTTGTCCTGCGGCAGGCGCACGCCCTTGGGGCGGCCCGTGGTGCCGGAGGTGTAGATGATCGTGGCGAGCTGCTCCTTGGTGATCGCCGCGACCCGCTCCTTGACGGCCTCGGGGTTCTTCTCCAGGTGGGCGGCGCCCCGGGCCTCCAGCTCGGCGAGCGTGAGCACCCAGCCCTCGGGGTCGCCCTCGCCGCCGCTCACGCCCTCGGGGTCGATCACGACGACGTGCCGCAGCTCGGGCAGCTCGGCCCGCTTCTCGCGCGCCTTGGCGAGCTGGGCCGCGTCCTCGGCGATCAGCACCCGGCTGTCGGAGTCGGCGAGGATGTACGCGGACTCCTCGGCGTTGGTCTGCGGATAGACGGTCGTGGTGGCCGCGCCCGCGCACATGATGCCGAGGTCGGACAGGATCCACTCGACCCGCGTGGAGCTGGCCAGGGCCACCCGGTCCTCGGGGCGCAGCCCCAGCCCGATGAGGCCCGCGGCGATGGCGTAGACGCGGTCGGCGGCCTGCGACCAGCTGAGCGCCTTCCAGACGTCGGGGCCCTCGCCGGACGGGGCCGGGACCGGGTAGCGGTAGGCCTCGCCGTCCGGCGTGGCCGCCACGCGCTCCAGGAAGAGATGCGCCACCGAGGGCGGACGGTTCTCGATCAAGGTCTGTGTGTCGCTCACGACATCCTCCGGGCCCACGACGGTGCGGCGATCTGGCTGGCGGCGGCTCTGCTTCTTATGTCTGCTGCTGCCCTGTCGGCCACTTGTTTAACTTGCGAGTAACCTGCGAGTGGAGATCAGAGTAGAGCGCCGACGCCCGGTGCGTAAGGGGCAGCTGCCCCTCACTTCCTCCGGACACCGAAATCCCCCGGACGCTCACACGAACGGGCCCGGCACGTCGTACGCACCGGGCCCGCGTGGCAGCGGCAGAACCGCGACCGGGGAGGCTACTCCTTCACGGGGAGCTACTTCTTCGCCTTGCCCGGGCCGCTGTCGTCGCTGGAGAGCACCGCGATGAAGGCCTCCTGCGGCACCTCGACGGAGCCGACCATCTTCATCCGCTTCTTGCCCTCCTTCTGCTTCTCCAGGAGCTTGCGCTTACGGGAGATGTCACCGCCGTAGCACTTGGCGAGGACGTCCTTGCGGATGGCGCGGATGGTCTCGCGGGCGATGACCCGGGAGCCGATCGCGGCCTGCACCGGCACCTCGAAGGCCTGCCGCGGGATCAGCTCGCGCAGCT
This window contains:
- a CDS encoding HAMP domain-containing protein; translation: MRAARDGDFTKVAPAGEGVTAELYAVFNEMLDRSLHFDGELVRVRREIIRHGRLDERFTASPGQGRWAARIQEANSLLDSLVAPAANATRVLNAVAGGDLTQRVDLHDGSRELRGDLRRLGRAVNTMVDQLSLFTGEVTRVAREVGTEGRLGGRAKVRGLSGSWRDVTEAVNTMASRLTAQVRDIALVTTAVAQGDLTRTVTVEATGELLELKLTVNTMVEQLSAFAAEVTRVAREVGTEGQLGGRAQARGVSGVWKDLTDNVNFMASNLTSQVRNIAQVTTAVANGDLSQKITVDARGEILELKSTVNTMVDQLSAFADEVTRVAREVGTEGNLGGRAQVRGVSGVWKDLTDNVNFMADNLTSQVRNIALVSTAVAQGDLGKKITVEAKGEILELKSTINTMVDQLSAFADEVTRVAREVGTEGNLGGQAQVRGVSGVWKDLTDNVNFMASNLTSQVRNIAQVTTAVANGDLSKMITVTARGEILELKDTVNTMVEQLRAFADEVTRVAREVGTDGRLGGRAQVLGVSGVWKDLTDNVNYMADNLTGQVRNIAQVATAVAQGDLSKKIDVDARGEILELKTTINTMVDTLSSFSSEVTRVAREVGSEGQLGGQARVEGVYGTWKRLTTNVNELALNLTTQVRAIAEVASAVAQGDMTRAITVETRGEVTDLKDNINLMVSNLRETTRAKDWLESNLARLAGLMQGHRDLMEVADLILRELTPLVNAQYGAFFLADPDTAESPAPTQVTAKGLAFIAGYGAAQDSVIDTGGMPAQGLVRQAALEKKRILVENVPPDYIKIHSGLGDAAPATVVIIPILFEDKLLGVIELATFSRFSDVHLAFFDQFVNTIGVAINTIIANSRTESLLGESQRLATQLQERSDELQRQQAELRRSNAELEEKAALLATSSQYKSEFLANMSHELRTPLNSLLILARLLSDNPDGHLSDQEVQFATTIHRSGSDLLQLINDILDLSKIEAGRMDVRPKKLPLIKVLDYVHATFRPLTLDRGLAFDVSVGEDVPREMFSDEQRLQQILRNLLSNAVKFTSAGRVELRVSRVTNTAGDRLLHDNDDLLCFAVSDTGIGIPAEQLPVIFEAFQQADGTTNRKYGGTGLGLSISREIAGLLGGRITAESNPGQGSTFSLYVPVVHPGHGAAAIAYAASHIQHLPKPQEHAVQRPHTSLEPDDSWPTPTKLEEWKEGRAGRLLPGRRVLIVDDDIRNVFALTHVLSRVGMPVLYAENGREGIETLERNPDVDIVLMDIMMPEMDGYETMAAIRRSPRWRGLPIVALTAKAMPGDREKAISQGATDYVPKPVDVDQLLGVVCTLLDPESATTGERSVPPDPASPAPEQAGSPGESAASPATD
- a CDS encoding response regulator — its product is MSAEPLTDHRASILLVDDMEDNLMALEAVLGSLNEPLVRARSGEEAMKAILRQRFAVILLDVRMPGMDGFETAANIKRLDQTKDVPIIFLTGTDHDAGYAFRGYATGAADFLTKPFDPWVLRAKVTVFLELHRKNRQLERILAREQLQFDELAARLSAIEAHMAASSLKDVLELRHHVTHMEKLVQEMRHGRGH
- a CDS encoding AMP-dependent synthetase/ligase; translation: MSDTQTLIENRPPSVAHLFLERVAATPDGEAYRYPVPAPSGEGPDVWKALSWSQAADRVYAIAAGLIGLGLRPEDRVALASSTRVEWILSDLGIMCAGAATTTVYPQTNAEESAYILADSDSRVLIAEDAAQLAKAREKRAELPELRHVVVIDPEGVSGGEGDPEGWVLTLAELEARGAAHLEKNPEAVKERVAAITKEQLATIIYTSGTTGRPKGVRLPQDNWSYMAKAIAATGLLGPDDVQYLWLPLAHVFGKVLTSGQIELGHVTAVDGRVDKIIENLPVVQPTYMASVPRIFEKVYNGVAAKARAAGGAKYKIFLWAADVAREYAKVSQDNFRRTGNASVPFGLRAKHKVADSLVYSKLREAFGGRLRAAVSGSAALAPDIGYFFAGAGIHVLEGYGLTETSAASFVNPGEAYRTGTVGKPLPGTEVRIADDGEILLRGPGIMEGYHGLPEKTAEVLESDGWFHTGDIGELSVDGYLRITDRKKDLIKTSGGKYIAPAEVEGQFKAVCPYVSNILVHGADKNFCTALISLDEPAILAWAEENGLGGKSYAEVVAAPAAVELVEGYVKQLNEGLQRWQTIKKFRLLPRDLDVEHGELTPSLKLKRPVVERQYKHLIDEMYAGSREA